One stretch of Calditrichota bacterium DNA includes these proteins:
- a CDS encoding cytochrome c — MNRSLVNLLLGGALVVTLGLGLMIEDDHRLPNRLFLPNMNASPAYGAYEEGPLAKGERRTKEAGQWSGGLYLTPDSIGLKASTALTNPLNKDSLMDYSQAGAFVYRDFCLPCHGPNGAGDGPVALRGYPPPPNLIAPAANALTDGQIYHIITFGKGNMPAYAAQMTDYERWLAVMHLRRLQ; from the coding sequence ATGAACCGGAGCCTTGTCAACTTACTGCTCGGAGGCGCCTTGGTCGTTACTTTAGGCCTTGGCCTGATGATCGAGGATGACCATAGACTTCCTAACCGGCTCTTCCTGCCCAATATGAACGCCTCGCCGGCTTATGGTGCCTATGAAGAAGGACCTTTGGCTAAAGGCGAAAGGCGAACGAAAGAAGCCGGGCAGTGGTCGGGAGGGCTTTACCTTACGCCCGATTCGATAGGACTTAAGGCATCCACCGCCTTGACGAATCCCCTCAACAAGGACTCGCTCATGGACTATTCGCAAGCAGGTGCGTTCGTCTATCGTGATTTCTGTCTGCCTTGCCACGGGCCAAACGGCGCCGGCGACGGCCCGGTGGCGCTCCGCGGCTACCCGCCGCCGCCGAACCTGATTGCTCCGGCTGCCAATGCCCTAACCGATGGGCAAATCTATCACATCATCACCTTTGGCAAGGGCAATATGCCGGCCTACGCCGCGCAGATGACGGACTACGAAAGGTGGCTGGCGGTGATGCACCTGCGCCGGTTACAATGA
- a CDS encoding molybdenum cofactor guanylyltransferase has product MSAKVVDDDRPIAGVILAGGRSRRMGSPKVLLPLPDGTFLIARVASLLREVTSLVIVAGGGAELAALAGDGVQHQPDLCPGEGPLAALEGVFASRRASRYLVVAADQPRLTASLLNRLVNSGSDSNEVPVCFGRVGILEPLPVMLPASFLPHLRSKIVAGVRSLRVFLQELNPMPLPLHSEEAHLLASLNAPRDYAGFFLEQLTSTYARHHL; this is encoded by the coding sequence CTGAGTGCTAAAGTGGTGGACGATGACAGACCCATAGCCGGGGTGATTCTTGCCGGTGGGCGCAGCCGCCGGATGGGTTCTCCCAAGGTGTTGTTGCCGCTGCCCGATGGGACCTTCCTGATCGCCCGGGTGGCTTCACTTCTAAGGGAAGTAACCTCTCTCGTGATCGTCGCCGGAGGCGGGGCGGAGTTGGCCGCTCTTGCTGGAGACGGCGTCCAGCACCAACCGGATCTTTGTCCTGGAGAGGGCCCTCTCGCAGCGCTGGAGGGTGTTTTCGCATCCCGACGCGCCAGTCGTTATCTCGTCGTTGCCGCCGACCAACCCCGCCTCACCGCATCCCTGCTTAACCGACTCGTCAACTCCGGGTCAGATTCTAATGAAGTCCCGGTTTGCTTTGGCCGGGTAGGGATCCTCGAGCCGCTGCCGGTAATGTTACCGGCATCTTTTTTGCCCCACTTGCGGTCAAAGATCGTTGCCGGAGTCCGGTCGCTACGGGTCTTTCTTCAGGAGTTGAACCCCATGCCGTTGCCTCTTCATTCTGAAGAAGCGCACCTCCTGGCGAGCCTCAACGCTCCACGCGACTACGCCGGCTTCTTTCTGGAGCAACTGACTTCAACCTATGCTCGACATCACCTCTAA